GTGAAGAGCTTTTGTGGGTTCAACGGCTATTGTACTTTGGACGATGATCAACCCGTTTGTCGTTGCCTACCTGGCACTGATTTCATCGATATGGACCAGAAATCTGGCGGATGCGAGAGGAATTTCACTGAAGAGTGGTGTAGAGACTCTGGAAGAAGCGCCTCCTCTCGCAACATCGTGTCTATGGAGAACATGGCTTGGGATGACCCTCCATATTTCCAGGCAATACTGCAAAAGGATAATTGCAGCAAGTCCTGTTTGGAGGATTGTGACTGCGACGTGGCACTCCTAAATTCAGATGGATACTGTAAGAAGCAAAAGTTTCCTCTGAAATATGCTAGGAGAGATCGACAAGCATCATCAACAGCGTTCTTCAAGGTGGGGTTTGAGGGtgtaaagaaaaaacaaaaaggtgaTAACACTTCACAGGAGCCGCCCACGGTCATAATAAGGACCAAGGACGCAACGGTTCTCCTCCTCGTAGTGACCCTAGGCCTCGTGACGTGGTCATTCATCGCCCTTGCAATTTCTGGTCTTTTTGCGTTCAAGTTGCGGTTGCTTGAGTACAGAAAGTTATTAGATAGGGGAGATATCGGTTTGTCAGAGGAGCTCGCCCTGAGGTCATTTTCCTACAAAGAGCTCAAGAGGGCGACTAATGGTTTCAAGGAAGAGTTGGGAAAGGGATCGTTCGGAGCAGTCTACAAGGGAAGTTTGTCGAGAGGCAAAAGAATCATCGCTGTCAAGCGACTGGAGAAGGTGATCAATGAAGGCGAGAGGGAGTTCTGTGCTGAAATGCGGGTGATTGGAAGGACTCATCACAAGAATTTAGTCCGGTTGCTTGGTTACTGTGCTGAAGGAACCAAGAGGCTTCTCGTCTACGAGTTTATGAGCAACGGCTCCCTCGCAGACCTTCTGTTCCGATCCCAAAGGCGTCCAGATTGGAATGAGAGAGTGAGAATTGCCTTGGAGATCGCAAAGGGAATTCTTTACTTACATGAGGAGTGTGACGCCCCGATCATCCACTGTGACATTAAGCCCCAAAACATCCTGATGGACGACTTTTGGACAGCCAAAATCTCCGATTTCGGGCTAGCAAAGCTTCTGATGCCCGACCAAACCCGGACTTTCACGGGTGTCCGAGGGACAAGAGGATACATGGCTCCCGAATGGCAAAAGAACACTCCAATTTCATTGAAGACGGATGTCTACAGTTACGGGATCATGCTCCTCGAGATCGTGTGCTGTCGGCGGGGCATGGAGGTCGACGTTCAGAGGCCCGAGGAGattgttctttcttcttgggTCTACAAGCATTTCGAAGCGAGAGAGCTTGAGAAGCTGGTTTGGGGCGAAGAAATAGAGAAGAAGTCCCTGGAGAACCTGATCAAGGTCGGGTTGTGGTGCATTCAGGATGAGCCGGCGCTTCGTCCTTCGATGAAATGTGTGGTGATGATGTTGGAAGGGATAACTGATATAGCGGTTCCTCCATGTCCCACTGCTGCTTCCTCGTAACTGAGCACCCCAAGTATAGAACCTTTCCCTACTCAAGAGTCTCATCTAACAGCACTCCAGGAGATCATCGTTTCATTCTCGGTATTTGAGACATGCCGTACCTTTTAAAGTTGATATTTTCTGGGTTAAATAAGGATTATGTGTGTTCTATGCTACATTATCAGCTCAGGAAGAAGAGGACATCTGCAAGACTGCAACAATGGGTATTACGTAGGTTCTCTCTCATTCTAGACCAATGATCAGAATCATCCAATTGATTCTCTGTTATCTATGCCTTTCTATCTATTTTTACCCTTCAGCTGGTTTGCTCCTGATGGTGTAAGAGTCAAGACTTTTGTGAATGAACAAAGCTATAGCTTTTATAAACGCAATGTCATCACATTTATATCAAAGtctatcctaaaaaaaaaattatttcaaaaaattatagctTTTATAAACGCAATGACACCGTATTTTAGTTTGACTTCCATTTTGTTTAGGCCAAAACGTGGCAAtaaataaggaagaagaaatcacCTACAAACGGTGTTTCTGAAATTCCGTTTGGAAAAAAGGGAACACTGTTTACATAGTAAATATTTGCACTACTAGTAAAATCCAAACTCAGTTTGTAAATTCGTACAATTGGTAACTTGCTGATGAAATACTTAGTTGTCATTTACACTCGTTGTTAATGACTCAAGACCATcgatataataataatttttaagttctttttataaattcatCTCTTGAAACTAACTCTTAGCAGTGCAAATAACAAGTTACTGGTGAAATTAACAACATACCAACATAGGTCCGCTTTGAAGGTAAGTTACCATCTAACTGACGTCGTTCAAgaaattggaatttattaaacTTCTATGAGAACTTACCGCTCCATATTAAATCTTAGCAATGTAAGTAGTAAGTCACCATGACATTGATTGTAAGAATTGGGcctataaattaaaaaaaaaaaaaaaaacaatgggcCAAGTCCATGTCACTTTACCCATTCTATGTGCTTTCTTGTCCTTCAGCTTCCGCACAAGTAAATAAACGAGCAAAGCAAGTAATAAGAA
This region of Eucalyptus grandis isolate ANBG69807.140 chromosome 8, ASM1654582v1, whole genome shotgun sequence genomic DNA includes:
- the LOC120287492 gene encoding G-type lectin S-receptor-like serine/threonine-protein kinase LECRK1, producing the protein MASKYALFLLLLVHYRCATCDQKQPNFIRLGSSLSPTNHPTSWLSPSSHFAFGFYQNGNGFSVGIWMMGEAENTTTWTANRDDPPVPSTARLELTSAGKLLLRTDSRNSKLIASVRESASYAAMNDSGNFILYNKDLHIIWDSFSFPTDTLMGGQSLSSGAALHSSVSKSNHSTGRFRLEMQYDGNLVLYPIHTPNISVDAYWASDTWGHQNLNLHLNSTGALLLINNSDSTVYKTLSYSSLAFNNSIMYRAVLDSNGILQLYSHSFDHFYWYKTSLEWSEPDDKCGVKSFCGFNGYCTLDDDQPVCRCLPGTDFIDMDQKSGGCERNFTEEWCRDSGRSASSRNIVSMENMAWDDPPYFQAILQKDNCSKSCLEDCDCDVALLNSDGYCKKQKFPLKYARRDRQASSTAFFKVGFEGVKKKQKGDNTSQEPPTVIIRTKDATVLLLVVTLGLVTWSFIALAISGLFAFKLRLLEYRKLLDRGDIGLSEELALRSFSYKELKRATNGFKEELGKGSFGAVYKGSLSRGKRIIAVKRLEKVINEGEREFCAEMRVIGRTHHKNLVRLLGYCAEGTKRLLVYEFMSNGSLADLLFRSQRRPDWNERVRIALEIAKGILYLHEECDAPIIHCDIKPQNILMDDFWTAKISDFGLAKLLMPDQTRTFTGVRGTRGYMAPEWQKNTPISLKTDVYSYGIMLLEIVCCRRGMEVDVQRPEEIVLSSWVYKHFEARELEKLVWGEEIEKKSLENLIKVGLWCIQDEPALRPSMKCVVMMLEGITDIAVPPCPTAASS